One stretch of Lucilia cuprina isolate Lc7/37 chromosome 6, ASM2204524v1, whole genome shotgun sequence DNA includes these proteins:
- the LOC111685055 gene encoding CSC1-like protein 1 yields MRVMDLNVYILLYYLNLRFNAKSTQSENITTKMESLFNLRAWDDDAKYGCNAINKTSLITNAYNGIPETLILNVLAWTLLIVLFTVLRHQAGDYGRLALVNTNGSRKRWTEVFYSRGTSMIEQPHSSNSSHQRQSSLANSTGTTSPNGLDEPRGSITSNTTDSTPLSPIQYDQGIFSWIVITFKLRKEQILLHTGPDAVYYLSFQKHLMVVMAIVTAVSLIVILPVNFLNGSDEYDVNAFGRTTMANLSPDSAWLWVHVIVTIIYVPLIVLIMRRSSGRNAFKKAATRTIMITKISHNDRNKTVIRNYIQELFPDVNIEDVQVAYNISKLSVRTAEYERVLDAKIYCEHHRDKDTLTVRPEFCKCKTENAYEYYQREERNLHGDVARLRAAALNEPLGIAFLTVSTVQEAQNIVAHFTPGTYRQWSLTFAPSPDDLFWENLSVSSTHWLLKWSTVNILLFVILFFLTTPAMVVNLLDSIHLAKDKITKLSPLVSEFLPTLMLWTLSVLMPVIVAFSDKWMSHYTKSKQNYSIMTKCFGYLLFMILILPSLGLTSAQALLEWSVSNDTLRWQCIFVPDRGSFYVNYIITAGFIGTSLELLRFPELIVYIWMLITAKSKAETPYIRKSILLEFPFGTHYAWTTLVFTISIVYSVFCPLIMPFAMVYISFKHFVDRHNLYFAYGPSNMISRNGGKIHSTAVTMTKFSIIILLLIMAMISAIRGSGMARAIILIITLVITLTLFTFMSPIKRCTQARRPSIVEIAGPAPIYIPDVLKPRSAHNATPLGPHSYNGAGTATSAGNGNGAGGYGSDSVSDFDISSQCSVNSVEA; encoded by the exons ATGCGTGTTATggatttaaatgttt ACAtattactttattatttaaacttgcGTTTCAACGCAAAATCAACACAAAGTGAAAACATCACAACGAAAATGGAGAGTCTATTTAATTTACGAGCCTGGGACGATGATGCAAAATATGGCTGTAATGCAATTAACAAAACATCATTAATCACAAATGCCTACAATGGCATACCCGAAACATTAATTCTCAACGTTTTAGCATGGACTCTGCTAATTGTACTCTTCACTGTATTAAGACATCAGGCAGGCGATTACGGTCGTTTAGCCTTAGTTAATACGAATGGCAGTAGGAAACGTTGGACTGAAGTATTCTATTCACGAGGAACATCTATGATAGAACAACCTCACTCCTCGAATAGTTCACATCAACGTCAGAGCAGTCTTGCGAATTCGACGGGAACAACAAGTCCTAATGGTTTAGATGAACCCAGAGGTAGCATTACGTCCAACACAACTGATTCTACACCACTGTCGCCCATACAATACGATCAGGGTATATTTTCATGGATtgttataacatttaaattacgCAAAGAACAAATACTATTGCACACTGGACCCGATGCTGTCTACtatttgtcatttcaaaaacATCTAATGGTGGTCATGGCCATTGTAACTGCTGTCTCTTTGATAGTTATATTACCGGTGAATTTTCTCAACGGTTCCGATGAGTATGATGTTAATGCATTCGGTCGCACTACAATGGCTAATCTATCACCTGATTCCGCCTGGCTTTGGGTTCATGTTATCGTTACTATTATATATGTGCCTTTAATTGTATTGATAATGCGTCGTTCCTCGGGTCGTAATGCATTTAAAAAGGCTGCCACTCGCACGATTATGATAACAAAAATCTCGCATAATGATCGCAATAAGACAGTGATTAGAAATTACATACAAGAACTATTTCCCGATGTTAATATAGAAGATGTTCAGGTAGCCTATAATATATCGAAATTGAGTGTACGAACGGCGGAATATGAACGGGTTTTAGATGCAAAAATCTATTGTGAACATCATAGAGATAAGGATACTTTGACA GTTCGTCCCGAATTTTGCAAGTGTAAAACCGAAAATGCCTACGAATATTACCAACGTGAAGAACGTAATCTACATGGAGATGTGGCACGTCTGAGAGCTGCAGCTCTTAATGAACCTTTAGGCATAGCTTTTCTTACCGTGTCCACGGTACAGGAAGCACAAAACATAGTGGCACATTTTACACCCGGTACCTATCGTCAATGGAGTCTTACATTTGCACCCTCACCAGATGAtctattttgggaaaatttaagTGTCAGCAGTACCCATTGGCTGCTGAAATGGTCCACTGTTAATATTTTACTCTTTGTAATACTATTCTTTTTAACCACACCCGCCATGGTTGTCAATTTATTGGATAGCATTCATTTGGCAAAAGATAAAATTACGAAACTTTCTCCCTTGGTATCGGAATTCTTGCCCACGTTGATGTTGTGGACGTTGTCCGTATTGATGCCGGTTATTGTGGCCTTTTCCGATAAGTGGATGAGTCATTATACGAAATCGAAACAAAATTATTCGATAATGACTAAATGTTTtggttatttattatttatgattttaattttaccCTCATTGGGTTTAACTTCTGCCCAGGCTCTGCTCGAGTGGTCAGTTAGTAATGATACATTGAGATGGCAATGTATTTTTGTGCCTGATCGTGGTTCATtttatgtcaattatattataaCGGCCGGTTTTATTGGTACCTCTTTGGAATTGTTGCGTTTTCCGGAATTGATAGTTTATATCTGGATGTTGATAACGGCTAAGTCGAAGGCAGAGACTCCCTATATacgaaaatcaattttattggAATTTCCCTTTGGCACCCACTATGCCTGGACAACTTTAGTGTTTACTATATCAATTGTTTACAGTGTTTTCTGTCCCCTTATAATGCCCTTCGCCATGGTCTATATAAGCTTTAAACACTTTGTGGATCGTCATAATTTATACTTTGCCTATGGACCCTCGAATATGATCTCACGCAATGGCGGTAAAATTCATTCAACTGCCGTCACTATGACGAAATTTTCCATTATAATACTTTTACTTATAATGGCCATGATATCGGCTATACGTGGTTCTGGCATGGCTCGTGctataattttgattataaCTCTAGTTATAACATTAACGCTCTTTACCTTTATGTCACCCATAAAACGTTGCACCCAGGCCAGACGTCCCAGTATAGTGGAAATTGCCGGCCCAGCACCAATCTATATACCAGATGTTCTGAAGCCAAGATCTGCTCACAATGCCACGCCCCTGGGGCCACATTCATATAATGGTGCCGGTACTGCGACATCAGCTGGTAATGGTAATGGTGCTGGTGGTTATGGCTCAGATTCTGTGTCCGATTTTGATATTAGTTCTCAATGTAGTGTAAATAGTGTAGAGGCCTAA